The genome window TGGTCGGCGAACTCCGGGTCGGTCATGATCGTGGCCGGGTTGGAGTTGATGAGGGTGACCCGCAGACCCTCTTCCCGCAGGACGCGGCAGGCCTGGGTACCGGAGTAGTCGAACTCGCAGGCCTGGCCGATGACGATCGGGCCCGATCCGATGACGAGGATGTGGTTGAGGTCGTTGCGCTTCGGCATTTAGTTGTTCCCTTCCATCAGCTCGATGAACTGGTCGAACAGCGGGTTGGCGTCGTGGGGGCCGGCGGCGGCCTCGGGGTGGTACTGGACGGAGAAGGCGAGACCGCTGTCGAGGGCCACACCTTCGACACAGTCGTCGTTGAGGCAGGTGTGGGTGACCTGCGCGGTACCGAAGGGGGTGTCGAAGGGTTCACCGGCCCGGCCGGACAGTGCGAAGCCGTGGTTCTGGGCGGTGATGTCGATGACGCCCGTGAGGTGGTTGATCACCGGCACGTTGATGCCGCGGTGACCGAACTTCAGCTTGTAGGTGCCCATGCCGAGGGCCCGGCCGAGGATCTGGTTGCCGAAGCAGATGCCGAACAGCGGGATCTTCTTCCCGAGGACCGTCTTCACCTGCTCGACCATGATGTCGGCGGTAGCGGGGTCACCGGGTCCGTTGGAGATGAACACGCCGTCGGCGTCGTACTTCTCGAGCAGCGGCTCGATGGCGGAGTTCGCCGGGACAACGACGGTGCGGATGCCGCGGGCGGCGAAATTGCGCGGAGTATTGGTCTTGATGCCCATGTCGTAGGCGATGACGGTGAATGCCGGATCAGCGCCATTCTCCGGTTCGACGACGTAGACCTCGTCGGTGGAGACCTCGGCGGCCAGGTCGGCACCGGCCATCGACGGCTGGTCGTTGACCTCGGCGATGAGCTCCTCGAGTGGGCGGGCTGCGGCGTCCCCGGAGAAGATGCCAGCCTTGACCGAGCCCTGGTCACGCAGGTGGCGGACGATGGCGCGGGTGTCGACACCCTGGATGCCGACGATGCCCTGGGCGGCCATCTCCTCGCCCAGCGAGCGGTCCGCACGCCAGTTGGAAACGGTGCGGGACAGGTCACGGATGACCAGGCCGGCGACCCAGATGCGGTCGCCGTGGGATTCGCCGTCCTCGTCGTTCCACCCGGTGTTGCCGATCTGCGGGGCGGTCGCCACGACGATCTGCCGGTGGTAGGAGGGGTCGGTCATGGTCTCCTGGTATCCGGTCATCGCGGTGGTGAAGACGGCCTCGCCGAGGGTCGTCCCCTGTGCGCCGAAGGCCCGGCCGCGGAAGACGCGGCCGTCGGCGAGCACCAGGAGCGCGGGGGTTCGGGTGGAACTCACGGAATTGCTCTTCTCTGTCGTAGGAAGTGTTGCAGTGGTCATCTGTGCAGTTGTCTGGGCTGCTGTCTGGGCGGTCATCTAGTCGGTCACAGCCTCACCGTCGCGGCAGGTGATCCTGCCACGCAGCAGAGTGGTGGAGACCTTCACCGGTAGGTCCTCCCCTTCGTAGGGGGTGTTGGACGCCTTCGAGGCGAAGTCGGCACCGTGGGCGGTCCAGGCTCGGCCGGTGTCGACGACGCACAGGTTCGCCGGCTCACCGACGGCTACCGGGCGACCGTGGCCGGGCAGCTTGACGATCTCGGCGGGTCGCTCGGACATCACCTTGGCGACGAAGCGCCAGTTCTGGGGCTCCTGTCCGGCCGGCACATCGGTGACGAACAGCCGGGCGATGAGCGCCAGGGAGGTCTCCAGGCCGAGCATTCCGGGGCGGGCCTTGTCGAACTCGCAGCACTTCTCCTCGGAGCCGTGCGGGGCGTGGTCGGTGGCGACACAGTCGAGGGTGCCGTCGATCAGTGCCTGACGCAGTGCCAGGGTGTCCGCGTGCTCGCGCAGCGGCGGGTTGACCCGGAAATTGCCGTCGTAGGTCTCCAGTTTTTCGTCGGTGAGGACGAGGTGGTGCGGGGTGACCTCGGCGGACAGCGGGATATCGTGCTCCTTGGCCCAGCGCAGCAGTTCCACGGTGCCCTCGGTGGACGCGTGGCAGATATGCAGGCGTCCGCCGTAGTCGCGGGCCAGCAGGGCGTCGCGGATGACGATCGCTTCCTCGGCGACCCGGGGCCAGCCGCGCAGCCCCAGACGGGCAGCGGTCTCCCCCTCGTGGGCGACGGCCCCCTCGGTGAGCCGGGGTTCCTCGCAGTGCTGGGCGAGCAGGACATCGAGGCCCTTGGAGTACTCCACGGCACGACGCATGAGCTGCGGGTCGGCGACGCACTTGCCGTCATCGGAGAACATCCGGACCTTGGCCTCGGAGGCGGCCATCATGCCGAACTCGGTGAGGTCCTTGCCTGCCAGGCCCTTCGTGATGGAGCCGACGGGGTGGACGTCGCAGAGGTTGGTCTGCTGACCCTTCATCCACACCATCTCCGCAATGGCGGGGTTGTCGGTCACCGGATCGGTATTCGCCATGGTGAACACGGCGGTGAATCCGCCACGGGCCGCAGCGGCGGATCCAGACGCGATGGTCTCGGTATCCTCCCGGCCCGGTTCGCGCAGGTGGACGTGCATGTCCACCAGGCCAGGCAGGAGCACCTGCCCGGGCAGGTCGAGGGTCTCGCCCTCAGTGGAGAGGGCGCCGGCGGCGGCGATCTCCGCGATGACGCCCGCACGGACCAGCACGTCGGCGGGCTCTCCCTCGCCGTAGACGAGGACGCCGCGCAGCAGCACCTCACTGTCGGCCGGGGCGTGCAGCGTCCCGGTGGCAGGGTAGTTCATGGTCTTCTTCTCAGTCATTCTGCGACGCTTCCTTCGGTTCCGACGAGCAGGGTGAACAGGGCGGCCATGCGCACGTGGACACCGGCGGTGACCTGGTCGAGGACGACGGCGTTCGGGGCGTCCGCCACCGAATCGCTGATCTCCATGCCGCGGAGCATCGGGCCGGGGTGCATGATCACCGTATGGTCCTGCAGTGTGGCGGCGCGGGCCTCGGACAGCCCGTAGCGGGCGGCGTACTCCCGGTGGGACGGGAAGAACCCGCCGTTCATCCGTTCCGCCTGGACCCGCAGCATCATCACCGCGTCTGCCCGGGCGATCGCGGCGTCCATGTCCTCAGTGATGCTGACGGTCCCGGTCGCGCCGGTGGGGTTGACCCAGTGCTCCATCCCGGGGGCCTGGAGAGTCGCCGGGGCGACGAAGGTGACGTGGGCGCCGAGGGCGGTGAGCAGCAGGGCATTCGACCGTGCGACGCGGGAATGCAGCAGGTCACCGACGATGACAACCTCCGCCCCCTCGATCCGTCCCAGCCTGTTGCGCAGGGTGACGGCGTCGAGCAGCGCCTGGGTGGGGTGCTCGTGGGAACCGTCGCCGGCATTGAGGACGCTGATCCCGTCCGTTCCCCGGCCGACCCAGTTCGCCACCTGGCGGGCCGCGCCGGAAGAGGGGTGTCGCATGATGATCGCGTCCGCACCGATGGCGCGGAGCGTCAGGGCGGTGTCCTTGAGGGACTCCCCCTTCTTCACCGACGAGGAGGACGCCGAGATGTTGATGACGTCTGCGCTCATCCACTTGCCCGCGGTCTCGAAGCTGGAGCGGGTCCGGGTGGAGTTCTCGTAGAAGAGGGTGAAGACCGTCCGGCCGCGCAGGGTCGGCAGCTTCTTGACCTCGCGGTCACGCAGCGAGTCGGCGAAGCGGTCAGCTTCGTCGAGCAGGCCGGTGATCTCCTCGGCGGTCAGGTCGGCAATGCTGAGCAGGTGCTTCATTCGGTGTCTCCTCGACGGATGAGCTGGACGCTGTCGGCGCCGTCGATCTCGGTGAGTTCCACGCTGACATCCTCACTGAGCGCGGTGGGGATGTTCTTTCCCACGTAGTCCGCCCGGATCGGCAGGTCGCGGTGACCGCGATCGACGAGGACCGCGAGTTGGACCTTGTGCGCCCGGCCGATATCGCGCAGCGCGTCGAGGGCCGAACGGATGGTCCGGCCCGAGAACAGCACATCGTCGACGAGGACGACGGTCGCGCCGTCGATGCCCTCGCGCGGGACAGCGGAGGTCTGCAGTGCCCGGTGCGGGCTGGTCTTCAGGTCGTCCCGGTAGAGGGTGACGTCCAGGGCGCCGTGGAAGACCTCCACGCCGCAGAAGTCGTGGATCCGGTCCGCGAGACGCGCTGCCAGTGGAACACCCCCCGACGGGATCGCCAGCAGGACGACCCGGTCAGCGCCGGGCGCGTCAAGCGCCGTCTTCTCGATGATCTGGTGCGCGATGCGTGCGATGGTACGGCCGACACCGTCGGCGTCCATGATTATCATCGTGACCTCCTTCCCCGCCTCACAGGACGGATCGTTAAAGGTGGTCGGGTCAGCTTCACGCCGAGCCCTTGCCGCCGCTCAGTTTAGCATGTGGCGGCGGGGTGACACATGATCAGGCGACCGACCCGTCGGAGGGCCCGTCGGACGGTTGGTCAGACCCCTCATCGGGGGTGTCGTGACCCACAACGGAATCAATGAGAGCGTCCGTGGCAGAGGCGTCGACTGCGTCCCCCGCTCCGGCGGCACCGGCCTCAGCCAGTGTCACGGCGTCCGCAGCCTCCTTCGCAGCGAGGCGTCGGTCACGGGAGATGCCGTCGAGCACGGCATGGACGTAGCCGGGGGCCTTGTCGTGGCCGTACTCCTTGGCCAGGCCGATCCCCTCATCGACGGCGACCTTGTCGGGCACATCGTCGAAATTGTGGAGCAGCTCCCAGGCGCTGACGCGCAGCACGGCGCGGTCCACGGCCGGGAGGCGGTCCAGGGTCCACTCACTCGACAGGTGGGCGGCGATCGCGTCATCGATCCCGTCGAGGTGTGCGGCGACACCGGCCACGATCGTGGCGGTGTACTCCTGTACCGGGGCGACCTGGTTCGCCGGATCCTGCGACAGCTGACGCCGGTCCTCGACGATCTCGACCGGGTCGATGTCCCGGAACTCCGCCTCGAAGAGCATGTCCACGGCACGCCGTCGGGCGCGGAATCGCGACCCGTGGCGGTGGTGGTTCTTGTCCTCAGTCATCGGTAACTGTCGTTGCCTCTACTGATTGACGCGGGACAGGTAGGACCCGTCGCGAGTGTCGATCTTCAGCACGTTGCCGGTCTCGATGAACAGCGGGACCTGGACCTCGGCGCCGGTCTCCAGGGTCGCGGGCTTGGTGCCGCCGGTGGAGCGGTCACCCTGCAGGCCCGGGTCGGTGTGCTCGACGACGAGGTCGACGGAGACCGGGAGCTCGGCGAAGAGGATCTCGCCGTCGTGGAAGGACAGCTGGACGCGCATGCCGTCCTTGAGGAACCGGCCGGCCTCGCCGAACTTGTCCTGGGCGACCTCGAACTGCTCGTAGGTCTTGGTGTCCATGACGACGTAGTTGGTGCCGTCGTTGTACAGGTAGTCCATGTCACGGCGGTCGACGGTCGCGGTCTCGACCTTGACGCCGGCGTTGAAGGTCTTGTCCAGGACCTTGCCGGAGACGACGTCCTTGAGCTTGGTGCGGACGAAGGCCGGGCCCTTACCGGGCTTGACGTGCTGGAACTCGATGATCTGCTGCAGCTTGTTGTCGATCTTCAGCACGAGACCGTTCTTGAAATCCGCGGTGGTTGCCACGTGTGTACTCCCTAGAGGAAAGTCGGACAGGTAATCGACCTAACAGTCTAGCAGGTGGGTCTAGACGATCCGCAGTGCGGTCGACGAGGGGTTGACGGTCTCCGCCCCGTCCGCGGTGACGATGTAGGTGTTCTCGAT of Corynebacterium terpenotabidum Y-11 contains these proteins:
- the carA gene encoding glutamine-hydrolyzing carbamoyl-phosphate synthase small subunit, with translation MTTATLPTTEKSNSVSSTRTPALLVLADGRVFRGRAFGAQGTTLGEAVFTTAMTGYQETMTDPSYHRQIVVATAPQIGNTGWNDEDGESHGDRIWVAGLVIRDLSRTVSNWRADRSLGEEMAAQGIVGIQGVDTRAIVRHLRDQGSVKAGIFSGDAAARPLEELIAEVNDQPSMAGADLAAEVSTDEVYVVEPENGADPAFTVIAYDMGIKTNTPRNFAARGIRTVVVPANSAIEPLLEKYDADGVFISNGPGDPATADIMVEQVKTVLGKKIPLFGICFGNQILGRALGMGTYKLKFGHRGINVPVINHLTGVIDITAQNHGFALSGRAGEPFDTPFGTAQVTHTCLNDDCVEGVALDSGLAFSVQYHPEAAAGPHDANPLFDQFIELMEGNN
- a CDS encoding dihydroorotase, translated to MTEKKTMNYPATGTLHAPADSEVLLRGVLVYGEGEPADVLVRAGVIAEIAAAGALSTEGETLDLPGQVLLPGLVDMHVHLREPGREDTETIASGSAAAARGGFTAVFTMANTDPVTDNPAIAEMVWMKGQQTNLCDVHPVGSITKGLAGKDLTEFGMMAASEAKVRMFSDDGKCVADPQLMRRAVEYSKGLDVLLAQHCEEPRLTEGAVAHEGETAARLGLRGWPRVAEEAIVIRDALLARDYGGRLHICHASTEGTVELLRWAKEHDIPLSAEVTPHHLVLTDEKLETYDGNFRVNPPLREHADTLALRQALIDGTLDCVATDHAPHGSEEKCCEFDKARPGMLGLETSLALIARLFVTDVPAGQEPQNWRFVAKVMSERPAEIVKLPGHGRPVAVGEPANLCVVDTGRAWTAHGADFASKASNTPYEGEDLPVKVSTTLLRGRITCRDGEAVTD
- a CDS encoding aspartate carbamoyltransferase catalytic subunit; this encodes MKHLLSIADLTAEEITGLLDEADRFADSLRDREVKKLPTLRGRTVFTLFYENSTRTRSSFETAGKWMSADVINISASSSSVKKGESLKDTALTLRAIGADAIIMRHPSSGAARQVANWVGRGTDGISVLNAGDGSHEHPTQALLDAVTLRNRLGRIEGAEVVIVGDLLHSRVARSNALLLTALGAHVTFVAPATLQAPGMEHWVNPTGATGTVSITEDMDAAIARADAVMMLRVQAERMNGGFFPSHREYAARYGLSEARAATLQDHTVIMHPGPMLRGMEISDSVADAPNAVVLDQVTAGVHVRMAALFTLLVGTEGSVAE
- the pyrR gene encoding bifunctional pyr operon transcriptional regulator/uracil phosphoribosyltransferase PyrR, whose amino-acid sequence is MIIMDADGVGRTIARIAHQIIEKTALDAPGADRVVLLAIPSGGVPLAARLADRIHDFCGVEVFHGALDVTLYRDDLKTSPHRALQTSAVPREGIDGATVVLVDDVLFSGRTIRSALDALRDIGRAHKVQLAVLVDRGHRDLPIRADYVGKNIPTALSEDVSVELTEIDGADSVQLIRRGDTE
- the nusB gene encoding transcription antitermination factor NusB — protein: MTEDKNHHRHGSRFRARRRAVDMLFEAEFRDIDPVEIVEDRRQLSQDPANQVAPVQEYTATIVAGVAAHLDGIDDAIAAHLSSEWTLDRLPAVDRAVLRVSAWELLHNFDDVPDKVAVDEGIGLAKEYGHDKAPGYVHAVLDGISRDRRLAAKEAADAVTLAEAGAAGAGDAVDASATDALIDSVVGHDTPDEGSDQPSDGPSDGSVA
- the efp gene encoding elongation factor P, with amino-acid sequence MATTADFKNGLVLKIDNKLQQIIEFQHVKPGKGPAFVRTKLKDVVSGKVLDKTFNAGVKVETATVDRRDMDYLYNDGTNYVVMDTKTYEQFEVAQDKFGEAGRFLKDGMRVQLSFHDGEILFAELPVSVDLVVEHTDPGLQGDRSTGGTKPATLETGAEVQVPLFIETGNVLKIDTRDGSYLSRVNQ